The Phycisphaerae bacterium genomic sequence CAGTGCAGCGACGCGGGGATCGAATACGTGTTGGCGAACACGGCAGAGCGGTACGACCAGATGCTGGTGCGGTATCTGGCGGCGCGGCGTCGGCTGACGCGGTAGTCGTTTTTTTACAGTTCGGCTTCGACGGCGGGGACTTCGGGGTAGGAGGTGGGCAGGCCGGGCGGGACTTCTTCGATCACGCGCATGGTCTTCCACTTGCCCTTGAGGAATCGCAGGAGGAAGGAGAAGTCCAGGATGATCACGTAGAGGGAGACGATGGTCCAGGCCGCGTAGAGTCCGGCGTCGAGGTGTTCGAGGGCGATGTAGCTGGGAACGACGAGGACGCCGCCGGCGACGACGACGATCATGAACATCACGTAGCGGGTATCGCCGGCCCCCTTGATGGCGGAGGCAAAGACGATGTTCATGGCGTCGAAGACGCTGTAGACGGCGACGAACTTGAGGAGCGTGACGATCAGCGGGCGGAGCTGCTGGAACTCCTGGGGATTCTCAGAGCGGTAGGCGAAGGGCTTGATCAGCAGGTCGGGCGCGAAGAAGCAGAGGCAGGCGATCAGGGACATGTAGAGCAGGGTCAGGTGGAAGCCGGACCAGGTGCTGCGCTGGCCGAAGTCGGGCCGGCCCTTGCCGATGCTCTGACCGACCAGGACGGAAAGGGCGATACCGATTCCCATCATGGGCATAAAGGCGAGGGTATTGACGGTGAAGGCGATGTTGCTGGCGGCGAGTTGGGCCTGTCCGAGGCGTCCGAGCAGGAGGATGAAGACGCTGAAGGCCCCGATGTCGATGAGGGCTTGGACGCCGCTTGGCGCGCCGTATCGGATGAGGCGGCCGAAGAGTTCGCGATCGAAGCGGTAGCCGCTGACGGTGTGGTAGAGGCGGTTGTAGTAGGGCCGGGCCAGGAGAGCCGCGTAAATCGCGAAGGTGATAAAGTGGGCGATGACGGTGGCCCAGGCGGCACCGGCAATTCCCATTTCGGGGAATCCGTACCAGCCGAAGATCATCAGAGGGTCGAGGGCGAGGTTGACGGCGGTTCCGGCCACGTTGACCCACACGATGGGCCAGGTGCGACCGAGTCCGGCGAACAGGCCGGACATGGCGGCGCTGGCGATGGCGGGAAAAGCGCCGAGGCAGAGGATCTGAAAGTAGACGGTTTCGAGTCGGTCGATGGGCGGCTCGTGGCCGATGAAGGCGAAGAGCGGCTCGGCGAAGGGGATGAGGGCGAGCATGACGACGCCGCCGATCATGGCGATGTAGTTGCCCTGCCAGATGGAGGGTCCGATGCGTTCGGGCCGGCCGGCGCCGTGGTATTGGGAGACGAAGGTGCTGACGTAGTTGCCGGTGAACATGAAGAGGCTCATGAAGGTGAAACAGAGGTTACCGGCGGGCAGCGCGGCGGCGACGGCCTGTGGCGAGTACCAGGTCAGGAACACGCGGTCGACGAAGTGGTGGACGGACCAGGAGGCGGTGCTGAGGATCAGCGGGATGGCGACGACCAGGAGTTCGCGGTATCCGCCGGGCCCTTGCCAGCGGCCTTTGAAATGTCGGGCGATGAGACTATCGGACACGTGCGGCTCTCCCTCCGATCAGCGTCGGCAAGCGGTTGGTCAGTCCCGTTTCCAGCGGTAGGGTTGCTGCGGCCACGGGACGAACCGGCCGTTTTCGACGCGGAAGGCGTTGCTCCAGGCCCTTCGGCCGTCGGGACAGACGCACTGGACGCGGACGTAGCCGTTGCGGCCCTGCGCGAGGGTGTGGGCGGCGCGGCTGAGGACGAAGCTCTCGCCGTTGTGGCAGGACTGGCCCCAGCCGGCGGCGGGACCGGCGATGAAGTCGATTCGTCGCACCGGGTCGCAGAGCACGGTGATCTTGTCGTTTTCGACGTCGATGCGGTGGATGACGGGTCCGGTGGAGGCGTACATCCAGCCGTTGTGGATGGCTTCGAGGAGCCCTTGGCGGGTCGGCTGGCGGAGTTTGATCATGGTCCAGGCGACTCCGGCGTCGATGTCGGTGCGGTGGCAATCGTCGACGGCGAGGGCCCAGAGGTTACGGCCGAGGTCGGACATATCGTCCCAGTGGACGTCGGAGAATCCGCGTCCGATGCCGCGGCTGCACGTGGTGTTGAAGACTTCGACGGCGCTGTACCCGGTGAGGGCCATCATGCCGTCGAGCTTGAGGTGTGACCAGTATGGGTGGCCGATGATCAGGGCGACGTCGCCGTTTTGCCCGCGTTCGAAGAGATCGCGGACCTGCGCGGGCTCGTGAAAGCGGCCGGGTTTTTCGAGGCCGAGGACCACGACGTGGGTGCCATCGTCGGTGGTAACTTCGGCGCCGGGCATGACGAGGGTTCCGGGCAGCGAGTCGGGGAGGTTTTCGGTGCCGCCGTGGTCGGTCATCACGACCAGGTCGTAGCCGAGGTCGGCGTAGAGCTTCGCCGTCTCGGCGGGAGACATTTTGCCGTCGGAGTCCGTCGTGTGGACGTGAAAGGCCGCCTTGTACCATCGGCCGTCAACCGCGAAAGGATTGCCAAGCACCACTCGTCTCCTTCATGCGTCATCGTGACCAAACGAAGGGCCATGGTATCAAGCGGCGGACGGTCCCGCCAACCATTTCTGAAGAAGCCTCAAGTGAGGCTGGATTCCGGGGCGACGGCGGGTATGATGCAGCGAAAGCGAGGAGTGGCTATGGAGTTTATGGATGCATTCCTGAGTATCGGACGAACGAACGGCGGATTGCCGGAGTCGCCGACGACCGAGGCTGAGGCCCTGGCGATGATGGACCGGTACGCGGTGGCTGAGGCGCTGGTGTACCACACGGCGGCCCGTGACGCCGATCCGGAGTTGGGCAACGCGGCGTTGTCGGGGTTGAGCAGTCCTCGGCTGCACCGGGTCTGGGCGTTTGATCCG encodes the following:
- a CDS encoding PHP domain-containing protein; protein product: MLGNPFAVDGRWYKAAFHVHTTDSDGKMSPAETAKLYADLGYDLVVMTDHGGTENLPDSLPGTLVMPGAEVTTDDGTHVVVLGLEKPGRFHEPAQVRDLFERGQNGDVALIIGHPYWSHLKLDGMMALTGYSAVEVFNTTCSRGIGRGFSDVHWDDMSDLGRNLWALAVDDCHRTDIDAGVAWTMIKLRQPTRQGLLEAIHNGWMYASTGPVIHRIDVENDKITVLCDPVRRIDFIAGPAAGWGQSCHNGESFVLSRAAHTLAQGRNGYVRVQCVCPDGRRAWSNAFRVENGRFVPWPQQPYRWKRD
- a CDS encoding MATE family efflux transporter; protein product: MARHFKGRWQGPGGYRELLVVAIPLILSTASWSVHHFVDRVFLTWYSPQAVAAALPAGNLCFTFMSLFMFTGNYVSTFVSQYHGAGRPERIGPSIWQGNYIAMIGGVVMLALIPFAEPLFAFIGHEPPIDRLETVYFQILCLGAFPAIASAAMSGLFAGLGRTWPIVWVNVAGTAVNLALDPLMIFGWYGFPEMGIAGAAWATVIAHFITFAIYAALLARPYYNRLYHTVSGYRFDRELFGRLIRYGAPSGVQALIDIGAFSVFILLLGRLGQAQLAASNIAFTVNTLAFMPMMGIGIALSVLVGQSIGKGRPDFGQRSTWSGFHLTLLYMSLIACLCFFAPDLLIKPFAYRSENPQEFQQLRPLIVTLLKFVAVYSVFDAMNIVFASAIKGAGDTRYVMFMIVVVAGGVLVVPSYIALEHLDAGLYAAWTIVSLYVIILDFSFLLRFLKGKWKTMRVIEEVPPGLPTSYPEVPAVEAEL